Genomic window (Paenibacillus sp. PK3_47):
CAGTGTTGAAGGGAATATTATAGATTTTGTAAATTATCCTTCACGGATCTTTCCCGTAGGACGGCTCGATAAAAATTCGGAAGGCCTGATTCTGCTGACAAATGACGGCGGCATTGTGAATACGATGATGCGTTCGGAAAACGGCCATGAGAAGGAATACAGGGTCACTATAGACAAGCCGGTGACCCCGGAATTTCTAAACCATATGTCCATGGGAGTAGCGATCCTGAATACAGTAACTAAGCCTTGCAAGACCTATGCCTTGCCGGATTCTGAACTTGAATTTGGAATTATTCTGACCCAGGGGCTTAATCTGCAAATCCGCCGCATGTGCAAGGAGCTGGGCTGCCGGGTCCTCCGGCTGGAGCGGGTCAGAATTATGAATATTGGTCTGAACAGCCTGCAGAGAGGCGAGTGGAGACATTTAACATCCCGCGAACTGGAAGAATTATTGGCTGCTCTGGATAAATAGCATTCCCTGAGGCGTCCGGTGTCCCAGACCAGGTTACTCAGCCGCCCCTGGGCTTGCTTGCTCAGTTAACGCCTTGGATTCGAACTGCTTATTATAGAGATCTTTGTACACCCCGTCATTTTCCAGCAGTGTTTCATGCGTGCCTTCCTCGGCAATCGCGCCGGCTTCTATGACCAGGATTTTGTCAGCCGCCATAATTGTGGAGAGCCGGTGGGCAATGACAATACTGGTTTTGCCCATAAGCAGAACTCGCATCGCCTGCTGGATATAGTATTCGGATGCAGTATCAAGAGATGAGGTAGCTTCATCCATAATAATGATTGGAGGATTCTTCAGCAGCACCCTGGCGATTGAAATCCGCTGTTTTTCCCCGCCTGACAGCTTAATGCCCCTGTTCCCGACAACGGTATCATACCCCTCCGGCAATCCCATAATAAAATCATGGATATAGGCGGCCTGGCAGGCTGCGGTTAAATCTGTTTCTGCGGCCTCCTCATGGGCATACATCAGATTTTCGCGGATGGTGCCATTGAACAGGTAAGTATCCTGAGTCACCAGCCCGATCTGGGCGCGCAGTGATTCCAGTGTAAAGTCACGGATATCCCTCCCGCCGATAGTGATCAACCCTGAATCCAGCTCATAGAGCCGGGGAAGCAGGCTGGTAATGGTCGTTTTGCCGGCACCGCTCGGTCCGACCAGCGCAGTCAGTGTGCCGGCTGCCGCTTTGAAGGAGATGTTCCGCAGCGCACTCTTATCCTGCTGATAAGCGAAGTTTACTCCCTTGAATTCAATGTCTTGTCCTGCAGCGCTGAATGGCAGTGCTTTAGGGCTGTTTACAATCAGCGGATCCATGTCAAAATAATCGAAAATCCGTTCAAAAAGGGCCGCAGAGCGCTTGATATCCACATAAAGATTAGTCATCTGCATCACAGGGCTGTACAGTCGGCCAAGCAGGGCAACAAAG
Coding sequences:
- a CDS encoding ABC transporter ATP-binding protein — protein: MGGGHGKLKFDEGLKPDISRALLLRIAKYFMPYWKQTSLVMIVLCVTALLGLLPPILIQQIIDRALPDKNLQLLVWLVLASLAATIVTGLLGVLQNYLNSFISLNIVHDMKNQMYRHLQRMPLQFFSGVKQGEVITRMTSDIAGVQGVFNSTIVNFASNLFILISTTAALFLMNWKLALLGILVIPLFIVPTRKMGNVRWKLAKETQEKVSEQNQIIQETLSISGYMLMKLFTKEEAEYAKFKTINADATALQIRESMAGRWFMMILTTFTTIGPMLIYLYGGYLFIQGELSIGTIITFVALLGRLYSPVMQMTNLYVDIKRSAALFERIFDYFDMDPLIVNSPKALPFSAAGQDIEFKGVNFAYQQDKSALRNISFKAAAGTLTALVGPSGAGKTTITSLLPRLYELDSGLITIGGRDIRDFTLESLRAQIGLVTQDTYLFNGTIRENLMYAHEEAAETDLTAACQAAYIHDFIMGLPEGYDTVVGNRGIKLSGGEKQRISIARVLLKNPPIIIMDEATSSLDTASEYYIQQAMRVLLMGKTSIVIAHRLSTIMAADKILVIEAGAIAEEGTHETLLENDGVYKDLYNKQFESKALTEQASPGAAE
- a CDS encoding pseudouridine synthase, yielding MRIDKYMSMTGVYSRRETGRLIAAGRITINHTVCEKDAEVEPGDLVAVDGEPVSLSTESPVYLALNKPLGITCTAARSVEGNIIDFVNYPSRIFPVGRLDKNSEGLILLTNDGGIVNTMMRSENGHEKEYRVTIDKPVTPEFLNHMSMGVAILNTVTKPCKTYALPDSELEFGIILTQGLNLQIRRMCKELGCRVLRLERVRIMNIGLNSLQRGEWRHLTSRELEELLAALDK